The Candidatus Accumulibacter similis genome has a segment encoding these proteins:
- a CDS encoding diacylglycerol kinase encodes MAEESPFKGQTGLRRLWNALGYSRAGLRAAYEAEDAFRQEVWLALVLIPLACVLATGGIERALLIGSVLLVLVVELINSAIEAAVDRVSLEHHPLAGRAKDVGSAAVLIALLNVLVVWVSVLLS; translated from the coding sequence ATGGCTGAAGAGAGTCCGTTCAAGGGACAGACGGGGCTACGGCGGTTGTGGAACGCGCTTGGCTACTCGCGTGCCGGCCTGCGCGCCGCCTACGAGGCAGAGGATGCGTTTCGCCAGGAGGTTTGGCTGGCGCTGGTGCTGATCCCGCTCGCCTGTGTTCTGGCAACGGGCGGGATCGAGCGTGCGCTGCTCATCGGCAGCGTGCTGCTGGTATTGGTCGTCGAGCTGATCAACTCCGCCATCGAAGCGGCCGTCGACCGCGTCTCGCTCGAGCACCACCCCCTGGCTGGGCGTGCCAAGGACGTCGGCAGCGCGGCGGTTCTCATTGCCCTGCTCAACGTGCTCGTTGTCTGGGTCAGCGTCCTGTTGAGCTGA
- a CDS encoding ABC transporter permease — MSIWLAQHLAALRDACRRLAAAPLNSLLSLLVIGIALTLPTAGWLMLDNLRALSGDLPGVQQISIFLSLDAGKREIGEIESRLQAGQVGRWRFVAREEALRRLQAAEGMADIIASLPRNPLPDAFVVTPADSRPAELERLAKAFSGWPKVAHVQLDSAWVKRFDALLRLGRLIVVLLGVLFAGALVTITFNTIRLQILAQAAEIEVARLIGATDSYIQRPLHYFGILQGALGGLCAAVLVAVGFHLLTPLVTELAQLYGANFALQGLGALHLASLAAIGAVLGWLGAKISALMHLRRFA, encoded by the coding sequence ATGAGCATCTGGCTGGCGCAACACCTGGCGGCGCTTCGTGACGCCTGCCGTCGGCTGGCGGCGGCGCCACTCAATTCGCTCCTGTCGCTGCTCGTCATCGGCATTGCCCTGACCCTGCCGACAGCGGGCTGGCTGATGCTCGACAACCTGCGCGCGCTGAGCGGCGACCTGCCTGGAGTACAACAGATCAGCATCTTCCTAAGCCTCGATGCCGGCAAGCGGGAGATTGGCGAGATCGAGAGCCGACTGCAGGCAGGGCAGGTCGGCAGGTGGCGCTTCGTTGCGCGCGAGGAGGCGCTGAGGCGGCTGCAGGCCGCCGAGGGAATGGCCGACATCATCGCCAGCCTGCCGCGGAACCCGTTACCGGATGCCTTCGTCGTCACTCCGGCCGATTCGCGGCCAGCAGAACTCGAGCGGCTGGCGAAAGCGTTCTCTGGCTGGCCCAAAGTGGCGCACGTGCAGCTCGACTCGGCCTGGGTCAAGCGCTTCGATGCACTGCTTCGTCTCGGCCGCCTGATCGTCGTGCTGCTGGGCGTCCTGTTTGCCGGCGCGTTGGTCACCATCACCTTCAACACCATCCGTCTGCAAATCCTCGCCCAAGCGGCGGAAATCGAGGTGGCGCGGTTGATCGGCGCCACCGACAGCTACATCCAGCGGCCACTGCACTACTTCGGCATCCTGCAGGGCGCCCTCGGCGGGCTCTGCGCGGCCGTGCTGGTGGCAGTCGGTTTCCATCTGCTGACCCCCCTGGTCACCGAACTGGCGCAGCTCTACGGTGCCAACTTCGCGTTGCAGGGTCTCGGGGCACTGCACCTTGCCAGTCTCGCGGCGATCGGTGCCGTCCTCGGCTGGCTGGGCGCGAAGATCTCGGCGCTGATGCATTTGCGGCGCTTCGCATGA
- a CDS encoding ATP-binding cassette domain-containing protein: protein MITASGVTKRYAEGREALRDVSFEITAGEMVFLTGHSGAGKSTLFKLLAAIERPTAGSIVINGQNLAVLGRSTIPYLRRKLGLLFQDRKLLFDRTVLDNVLLPLAIVGHPPRDARRRAQAALAKVGLPDRENTMPIALSGGEQQRLAIARAVVNRPAVILADEPTANLDAAAAREILEIFRAFQQVGVTVLIATHDPASLPAVRPRVLLLDHGRMSELPAVPDAAIAGAAA, encoded by the coding sequence GTGATCACCGCCAGCGGTGTGACGAAACGCTACGCCGAAGGCCGTGAGGCGCTGCGCGACGTCAGCTTCGAGATCACTGCCGGCGAGATGGTCTTCCTGACGGGCCACTCCGGGGCCGGGAAATCGACGCTGTTCAAGCTGTTGGCAGCGATCGAACGACCGACCGCGGGCAGCATCGTCATCAACGGCCAGAACCTCGCGGTCCTGGGACGCAGCACCATTCCCTACCTGCGGCGCAAGCTCGGCCTGCTGTTTCAGGATCGCAAGCTGCTTTTCGATCGCACGGTCCTGGACAACGTCCTGCTGCCGCTGGCGATCGTCGGCCATCCGCCACGTGATGCGCGGCGGCGAGCGCAGGCAGCGTTGGCCAAGGTGGGCCTGCCGGATCGCGAGAACACGATGCCGATCGCCCTGTCCGGTGGCGAGCAGCAGCGCCTGGCGATTGCGCGCGCGGTGGTCAACCGGCCGGCGGTCATTCTCGCCGACGAGCCGACGGCCAACCTCGACGCCGCCGCCGCTCGCGAGATCCTGGAGATCTTCCGCGCTTTCCAGCAGGTTGGCGTGACGGTGCTGATCGCCACCCATGATCCGGCCAGTCTCCCTGCCGTGCGGCCGCGTGTCCTGCTCCTCGACCATGGCCGGATGTCCGAGCTGCCCGCCGTGCCCGACGCCGCGATCGCCGGCGCTGCGGCATGA
- the ftsY gene encoding signal recognition particle-docking protein FtsY: MFGFRKKSPGQASGTTPDVAGENTDAASPAPWRVRLKAGLARTRAQFGGKLKQLFARGRVDDELLEELETLLLGSDVGLDATQHLLYHLRQRARRDRLDNPEAIQRALSEILCELLQPLEEALDARRQRPFIIMLAGVNGAGKTTSIGKLAKHFQAQGLSVLLAAGDTFRAAAREQLQTWGERNNVTVIAQHSGDPAAVIFDAIAAARARGIDIVLADTAGRLPTQLHLMDEIAKVRRVIQKADPTGPHETLLVLDATFGQNAVQQVMAFDKAIRVTGLILTKLDGSAKGGVVAAIARQCPKPVRFIGVGEGIDDLRPFVAREFVDALFE; encoded by the coding sequence ATGTTTGGTTTCCGCAAGAAATCCCCTGGTCAGGCCAGCGGCACGACGCCGGACGTCGCCGGCGAGAACACCGACGCTGCCAGCCCGGCACCGTGGCGAGTGCGGCTCAAGGCCGGACTGGCGCGGACGCGGGCGCAATTCGGCGGCAAGCTGAAGCAGCTCTTCGCGCGCGGCAGGGTCGACGACGAACTGCTCGAAGAGCTCGAGACCCTCCTCTTGGGCAGCGATGTCGGCCTCGATGCCACACAGCATCTGCTCTACCACCTGCGGCAGCGCGCGCGACGCGACCGCCTCGACAACCCGGAAGCGATCCAGCGCGCACTGTCGGAGATCCTCTGCGAGTTGCTGCAGCCGCTCGAGGAAGCGCTCGATGCGCGCCGTCAGCGGCCGTTCATCATCATGCTGGCGGGGGTCAACGGGGCCGGCAAGACGACCTCGATCGGCAAGCTGGCGAAGCATTTCCAGGCGCAGGGGCTGTCGGTCCTGCTTGCTGCCGGTGATACCTTTCGCGCCGCCGCCCGCGAGCAACTGCAGACGTGGGGCGAACGCAACAATGTGACGGTCATTGCACAGCACTCCGGCGATCCGGCGGCGGTCATCTTCGACGCCATCGCCGCCGCCAGGGCACGCGGCATCGACATCGTCCTCGCCGACACCGCGGGTCGCCTGCCGACACAACTGCACCTGATGGACGAGATCGCCAAGGTCCGGCGGGTCATCCAGAAGGCGGACCCGACCGGGCCGCACGAAACGCTGCTGGTGCTCGACGCCACGTTCGGCCAGAACGCCGTGCAACAGGTGATGGCTTTCGACAAGGCGATCCGGGTCACCGGACTGATCCTGACCAAACTCGACGGTTCGGCCAAGGGCGGCGTGGTCGCAGCAATCGCCCGCCAGTGTCCGAAGCCCGTCCGCTTCATCGGCGTTGGCGAGGGGATCGATGATCTGCGGCCCTTCGTGGCGCGCGAGTTCGTGGACGCGCTGTTCGAGTGA
- a CDS encoding insulinase family protein has product MPMRCTPLIALLLALTTAVAAQANPHERQLANGLRVIVKEDRRAPTVAHMVWYRAGSMDEISGRTGVAHVLEHMMFKGTPTAGPGEFNRRVAAAGGRDNAFTSRDYTAYFQQVPKPKLPEMMQLEADRMRHLSLDEKEFAQEIRVVMEERRLRTEDQPQALLYEKLNAVAFQVHPYRVPIIGWMTDLQSMTVSDARAWYDDWYAPNNAYIVVVGDVDHQEVFRLAEQHYGVLPARALPVRKPQDEPPQVGIRRLTVKAPADLPVLMMAYKVPVIRHVEQDVDPYALEMLAAVLAGHDAARLNRHLVREQQLAVSAGASYDATARGPGIFHLHGAPSAGRSRGELEAGLRAELARVQEEGVSAAELARAKAQLIAGQIYKLDSIFAQAMEIGQLESAGIPHTLNRRLIDKLQEVSREQVQAVARKYFGDDALTVAELDPQPLPANPRPRSPFVSRH; this is encoded by the coding sequence ATGCCCATGCGCTGCACACCCCTGATTGCCCTGCTGCTTGCCCTGACGACGGCCGTCGCGGCACAGGCAAACCCGCACGAGCGGCAGTTGGCCAATGGCCTGCGGGTCATCGTCAAGGAGGATCGCCGGGCGCCGACGGTGGCGCACATGGTCTGGTATCGCGCCGGCAGCATGGACGAGATCAGCGGCCGAACCGGCGTCGCGCATGTCCTCGAACACATGATGTTCAAGGGAACGCCGACTGCCGGTCCGGGCGAGTTCAATCGCCGCGTCGCCGCCGCCGGTGGGCGCGACAACGCGTTCACGAGTCGCGACTACACGGCATACTTCCAGCAGGTGCCGAAACCGAAGCTGCCGGAAATGATGCAGCTCGAGGCGGACCGCATGCGCCACCTGAGTCTCGACGAGAAGGAGTTCGCGCAGGAGATCAGGGTCGTCATGGAAGAGCGCCGGCTGCGAACCGAGGACCAGCCGCAGGCGCTGCTGTACGAGAAGCTCAATGCCGTAGCCTTTCAGGTGCATCCGTATCGCGTGCCGATCATCGGCTGGATGACCGATCTGCAGAGCATGACGGTGAGCGATGCCCGCGCCTGGTACGACGACTGGTACGCGCCCAACAACGCCTACATCGTCGTCGTCGGCGACGTGGATCATCAGGAAGTCTTCCGCCTCGCCGAACAGCATTACGGCGTCCTGCCGGCGCGCGCGCTGCCGGTCAGGAAACCGCAGGACGAACCGCCGCAGGTCGGCATCCGTCGCCTGACGGTGAAGGCGCCCGCCGACCTGCCGGTGCTGATGATGGCGTACAAGGTGCCGGTGATACGTCATGTCGAGCAGGACGTCGATCCCTATGCGCTCGAGATGCTGGCGGCGGTGCTCGCCGGCCACGATGCCGCCCGCCTGAATCGACATCTGGTGCGCGAGCAGCAGCTGGCGGTGAGTGCCGGTGCCAGCTACGATGCGACCGCACGCGGCCCGGGGATCTTTCATCTGCACGGTGCACCGAGCGCTGGCCGCAGCCGCGGCGAACTCGAAGCCGGCCTGCGCGCCGAACTGGCACGCGTGCAGGAAGAGGGCGTGAGCGCCGCGGAACTGGCGCGAGCCAAGGCGCAACTGATCGCCGGCCAGATCTACAAGCTCGATTCGATCTTCGCGCAGGCGATGGAGATCGGGCAACTGGAATCCGCGGGCATCCCGCATACCCTGAATCGGCGACTGATCGACAAGCTGCAGGAAGTCAGCCGCGAACAGGTGCAGGCGGTTGCCAGGAAGTACTTCGGCGACGACGCACTGACGGTCGCCGAACTCGATCCGCAGCCATTGCCAGCGAACCCGCGGCCGCGGTCGCCGTTCGTTTCCCGCCACTGA